From Treponema rectale, one genomic window encodes:
- a CDS encoding Gfo/Idh/MocA family protein has protein sequence MSLDGFYTAALIGCGRIGFSLGHDEKREQPASHTMALLDNPRIKIVAGCDKNPENLAAWHEEVPYAQVYENSASLYQHHHPDIVIVAVNEAYHLEEAVAAIEAEPKLLILEKPVALNLEEAFKIKEIAESKKVPVLINHERRFSEDYITAKNYMPGIGPIINIRATLSSSMAVYDQNEESSGAYSLIHDGTHLSDIVLYFLEDLNSPSTTIETLTSLTVPSGEQVSSPNDSLIKKDEKQKKIIVNTLLKRPVLTGVVRDENGVVRQVCAHYITHGCPDVELLFVGRSKYFGFEIEINGTDGRICIGNGYCKLYKAEESNLYSDLFSLRCDKSAKIPVKTRYFSNMVQNAIDFLDEKENLKSTLQTGINALAILEEIRKLLKG, from the coding sequence ATGTCACTGGACGGATTTTATACTGCTGCACTTATAGGATGCGGACGCATCGGTTTCTCTCTCGGTCACGACGAAAAGCGTGAACAGCCTGCAAGTCATACAATGGCTTTGCTTGATAATCCGCGCATTAAGATTGTTGCAGGGTGTGATAAAAACCCTGAGAATCTTGCTGCGTGGCATGAGGAAGTCCCCTATGCCCAGGTTTATGAAAACTCTGCATCCCTTTATCAGCATCATCATCCGGATATTGTCATCGTAGCAGTAAATGAGGCTTATCACCTTGAGGAAGCTGTTGCGGCTATAGAAGCAGAACCTAAGCTTTTGATTCTGGAAAAACCTGTTGCCCTTAATCTGGAGGAAGCTTTCAAGATTAAGGAAATTGCAGAAAGTAAAAAGGTTCCTGTCCTGATTAATCACGAAAGACGTTTTTCTGAAGATTATATTACTGCAAAAAACTATATGCCTGGTATCGGTCCTATTATAAACATAAGGGCAACTCTTTCTTCGTCAATGGCTGTTTATGACCAGAACGAAGAAAGCAGCGGAGCTTATTCCCTTATACATGACGGTACTCATCTCAGTGATATAGTTCTTTATTTTCTGGAAGATCTTAATTCTCCTTCGACGACCATAGAAACACTTACGTCTCTTACTGTGCCGTCTGGAGAGCAGGTTTCTTCTCCTAATGATTCTCTTATCAAAAAGGATGAGAAGCAGAAAAAGATTATTGTAAATACCCTTTTGAAAAGACCGGTTCTTACCGGAGTTGTCAGGGATGAAAATGGAGTTGTGCGTCAGGTTTGTGCTCATTATATTACTCACGGCTGTCCTGATGTAGAGCTTCTGTTTGTCGGCCGTTCAAAGTATTTTGGTTTTGAGATAGAAATAAACGGAACGGACGGAAGAATTTGTATTGGAAACGGTTACTGTAAGTTATATAAGGCGGAAGAGTCCAATCTGTATTCTGACCTTTTTTCGCTGAGATGTGATAAGTCAGCAAAGATTCCTGTTAAAACCAGGTATTTTTCTAATATGGTTCAGAATGCCATAGATTTTCTTGATGAAAAGGAAAACCTTAAGTCTACGCTGCAGACCGGAATAAATGCTCTTGCAATTCTTGAAGAAATTCGCAAACTACTAAAGGGTTGA
- a CDS encoding LolA family protein: MNKKIIMLLGGIFFWAAGICSAQIQTASEFFKTLSDYYATFNDYEADLTMEVAGQEMKGKVSFKKPEMVRIDFSDPAEQVFVYNGDNLVIYLPGNSAILEQHTEGNLAKSMTGLGLLKRYYTVAYESGPEAVPFEEGSEDMVINLVMYRRSTSEVFSSIRMSVGAEDNLIRRVEAKTTAGAVYSISFDNYNINTKMSDQRFIYDPPSSANNYKNFLLSE, from the coding sequence ATGAATAAAAAGATCATTATGCTTTTAGGCGGTATTTTTTTCTGGGCAGCCGGAATATGTTCTGCCCAGATTCAGACTGCCAGTGAATTTTTTAAAACGCTGAGTGATTATTATGCTACATTTAATGATTATGAGGCTGATCTGACTATGGAAGTTGCCGGTCAGGAAATGAAAGGCAAGGTAAGTTTCAAGAAGCCTGAAATGGTTCGGATTGATTTTTCTGATCCGGCAGAGCAGGTATTCGTATACAATGGTGATAATCTCGTCATATATCTTCCTGGAAATTCTGCAATTCTTGAGCAGCATACAGAAGGAAATCTTGCAAAATCAATGACGGGTCTCGGTCTTCTTAAGCGTTATTATACTGTTGCCTATGAAAGCGGTCCTGAGGCTGTTCCTTTTGAGGAAGGCAGCGAGGATATGGTTATAAACCTAGTTATGTACCGCCGTTCTACATCGGAGGTGTTTTCTTCAATAAGGATGTCTGTAGGTGCGGAAGATAATCTTATCAGGCGCGTTGAAGCCAAGACTACGGCAGGAGCTGTTTACAGTATTTCTTTTGATAATTATAACATAAATACAAAAATGTCCGACCAGCGCTTCATTTATGATCCGCCTTCTTCTGCAAATAATTATAAAAACTTTTTGCTTTCAGAGTAG
- a CDS encoding helix-turn-helix domain-containing protein, giving the protein MESYGLILRNAREAKNLDVETIARETSVSRTYLLAMENEKEDEFPDGPYITGFLRIYCEYLDVDAENVIRLYESKKLQETPVPVQLLERKAPRFIKPLVIVTSSVIVLGLAIWLLVGVFRIPQKINERNRKNNLSEENRTYRIGSEVTQVRLKKGDQILIPSSEGEDKNIVITVSDTLGKLSLSTPVGLQILEFTDDRKIDLNGDGKLFFCIYLSDISRKKDYGAEVRMFMSAEDGSIIAPNTTEISAVETSTKADILRRTVIHESNRPYPFTVEVTFRGSCMFRRKVDSSSYEESYYHSSEQITERPNNAIRLWMSNSNAVNIRLTADTSRYDLEVGRAGEVKAEDIKWVHDSDGMYRIVVMELD; this is encoded by the coding sequence ATGGAAAGTTACGGTCTTATTTTAAGGAATGCCAGAGAGGCAAAAAATCTTGATGTAGAAACTATAGCAAGAGAAACTTCTGTTTCCAGAACTTATCTCCTTGCCATGGAAAATGAAAAGGAAGATGAGTTTCCGGATGGTCCGTATATTACCGGGTTTTTGCGTATTTATTGTGAATATCTTGATGTTGATGCAGAAAATGTAATCCGTCTTTATGAATCAAAAAAACTTCAGGAGACTCCGGTTCCGGTTCAACTGCTGGAAAGAAAGGCACCCCGGTTCATTAAACCTCTTGTAATTGTTACATCTTCTGTTATTGTTCTCGGACTTGCCATATGGCTTTTAGTGGGAGTTTTCAGAATTCCTCAGAAAATTAATGAACGTAACCGTAAAAACAACCTTTCGGAAGAAAACCGTACCTATCGTATAGGCTCTGAGGTTACTCAGGTAAGGCTTAAGAAGGGGGATCAGATTCTTATTCCTTCCAGTGAAGGCGAAGATAAGAATATCGTTATAACGGTTTCTGATACTTTAGGAAAACTTTCTCTTTCTACACCGGTTGGACTCCAGATTCTTGAATTTACTGATGACAGAAAGATTGATCTTAATGGAGATGGTAAACTTTTCTTCTGCATATACCTCAGTGACATCAGCAGAAAGAAGGATTACGGTGCTGAGGTCCGCATGTTTATGAGTGCGGAAGACGGAAGTATTATTGCTCCGAATACGACTGAGATTTCAGCAGTAGAAACTTCTACAAAGGCAGATATTCTCCGCCGTACAGTCATTCATGAAAGCAACAGACCTTATCCGTTTACAGTAGAAGTTACTTTCCGCGGTTCCTGCATGTTCAGGCGTAAGGTTGATTCTTCTTCTTACGAGGAATCCTACTATCACAGTTCTGAACAGATTACGGAGCGTCCTAATAATGCAATAAGGCTCTGGATGAGCAATTCCAATGCTGTCAACATCAGGCTTACTGCTGATACGTCCCGATATGATCTCGAAGTTGGACGTGCAGGTGAAGTTAAGGCTGAAGATATTAAATGGGTTCATGATAGTGATGGAATGTACCGCATTGTCGTGATGGAACTTGACTGA
- the rimO gene encoding 30S ribosomal protein S12 methylthiotransferase RimO, with protein sequence MNKTFFLDQHGCAKNQVDGELIITRLEKMGLTRVEDAAEADLIIINSCGFIESAKKESLDSLMGARTAYPDAKIILAGCLAERYAELFKTELPEADGIFGNGNIDLIDSAVKELFDGKRPVVKPAQKGVCSGDRDTYLNFKGSAYVKITEGCNNRCTFCAIPIIRGELRSRNADEIVKEMQQLSDSGIHEINLIGQDLAAYGTGATDDGFTLPELIKKISKEVKGNIWIRLLYIHPDHFVPEILDEMKKDSRFLPYFDIPFQSGDSDVIHAMNRKGSSQEYIRLVKKIREVFPQSAVRTTFLTGFPGETEKAAENTCDFLKAIESDWSGCFTYSREDDTPAARMKNTVPKKVAVQREHRLQEIQSEITERRLKERTGKIYDVLVEEIVENQSGGDDGLAIGRAWFQAPEIDGSVVIRYDLDDSKAVSEIVPGALVKVKVFASSQVDVDGEYCGS encoded by the coding sequence ATGAATAAAACTTTTTTCCTTGATCAGCATGGCTGTGCAAAGAATCAGGTCGATGGTGAACTTATTATAACCCGACTTGAAAAAATGGGGCTTACCCGTGTAGAGGATGCAGCAGAAGCTGACCTTATAATAATTAATTCCTGCGGGTTTATAGAAAGTGCAAAAAAAGAAAGCCTGGATTCTCTTATGGGAGCAAGAACTGCTTATCCTGATGCAAAGATAATTCTTGCAGGCTGTCTTGCTGAACGTTACGCTGAGCTTTTTAAAACGGAACTTCCTGAAGCAGACGGAATTTTTGGTAACGGAAATATTGATTTAATTGATTCTGCGGTAAAGGAACTTTTTGACGGAAAACGGCCTGTGGTAAAACCTGCTCAGAAGGGAGTCTGTTCCGGAGACAGAGATACCTATCTTAATTTTAAGGGCAGTGCATACGTTAAGATTACAGAGGGCTGTAATAACCGCTGTACTTTTTGTGCCATTCCTATTATCAGGGGAGAACTAAGATCAAGAAATGCTGATGAAATCGTAAAAGAAATGCAGCAGCTGTCTGATTCCGGCATTCATGAGATAAATCTTATCGGACAGGATCTTGCGGCTTACGGTACCGGTGCAACGGACGACGGCTTTACTCTTCCTGAACTGATAAAGAAAATTTCTAAAGAAGTAAAAGGCAATATCTGGATTCGTCTTCTTTATATTCATCCTGATCATTTTGTTCCTGAAATCCTGGATGAGATGAAAAAGGATTCCAGGTTTCTTCCATATTTTGACATTCCGTTTCAAAGCGGAGATTCTGATGTAATTCATGCAATGAACAGAAAGGGCTCATCTCAGGAATACATCCGTCTTGTAAAAAAGATTCGTGAAGTTTTTCCTCAGAGTGCAGTAAGGACTACCTTTTTGACAGGTTTTCCGGGAGAAACTGAGAAGGCAGCAGAAAATACCTGTGATTTCCTGAAAGCTATAGAAAGTGACTGGTCCGGCTGTTTTACTTACAGCAGGGAAGATGATACGCCTGCAGCCCGAATGAAAAATACTGTCCCAAAAAAAGTTGCAGTACAGAGGGAGCACCGCCTTCAGGAAATTCAGTCAGAAATTACAGAACGCCGCTTAAAGGAACGTACCGGTAAAATTTATGATGTTCTTGTTGAAGAGATTGTAGAAAATCAGTCTGGCGGAGATGACGGGCTTGCAATAGGAAGGGCCTGGTTCCAGGCTCCTGAAATAGATGGAAGTGTTGTAATCCGTTATGATCTTGACGACAGTAAGGCTGTATCCGAAATTGTTCCGGGGGCGCTTGTTAAGGTTAAGGTTTTTGCTTCTTCACAGGTAGATGTAGACGGAGAATATTGTGGCAGCTGA
- a CDS encoding ATP-dependent helicase, whose amino-acid sequence MAADYLEVLNEQQRAAVEHDGKSLLILAGAGSGKTRVITTKIAYLISQKNVNPFSILAVTFTKKAAAEMKERAQLLEERSRFCQIRTFHSWGAYFLRKYPAFAGVAPDFTVYDDEDMVTLLMKAVPSLKKKDASHYVKKISLAKDYCILPDSDELFTVDSDSRFQEIYTAYQERLRQTGNVDFGDLILLPYIVLKENEKIRRQVHDRYKVIMVDEYQDSNVAQFNLLKMLSGSDENTGTYVCVVGDDDQSIYKFRGAEVRNILNFQKDFEGTDLIRLETNYRSTQEILDCADSVVKNNHQRIGKTLVSYRGKGMQPALVFLPGQDDETEFCSELISQSVEKGGSYSDWAILYRTNAQSLGFETEFLHRKIPYEVVGSLKFYEREEIKDALSWISFIANPRDEIAFRRIINKPVRGIGPGTQDKILSAAIGKNIAETLCSVEMSKKARSGAEAFKAVYDELLALIPQPEETEQSNASLAQSAMGVFDDEKEAETAEGQKEDGSDGFRLSSFVEAVIKKTGLEDFHAAQDEIGGTQKVLNLQELVNSAVLYECNRKGLLEFLDHISLDRTLETQEELSGEKQDRVTLITIHNTKGLEFPKVIITGMENEIFPRMPDNGEELEEERRLFYVGITRAKNELYFTSCSVRRLYGRTNAMSPSVFLKELDENKIRILGQKPRSFSSGAAGGDPVAEKYSVGTRVYHDDWGYGQIVRGAYSETSDDDEREWVISVSFDTGGIKKFLPKYQGSSLIVCSDD is encoded by the coding sequence GTGGCAGCTGATTACCTTGAAGTATTGAATGAGCAGCAGAGGGCAGCTGTTGAACATGACGGCAAATCCCTGCTGATACTTGCAGGTGCAGGTTCAGGAAAAACCAGGGTTATTACTACAAAGATCGCATATCTTATTTCTCAGAAAAATGTTAATCCATTTTCAATTCTTGCAGTAACTTTTACAAAAAAGGCTGCTGCAGAAATGAAAGAAAGGGCTCAGCTGCTTGAAGAAAGAAGCCGCTTCTGTCAGATACGTACATTTCATTCCTGGGGGGCGTATTTTCTGAGGAAGTATCCTGCATTTGCCGGTGTTGCACCTGATTTTACCGTGTATGATGATGAAGATATGGTAACTCTTCTGATGAAGGCTGTTCCATCCCTAAAAAAAAAGGATGCTTCTCATTATGTAAAAAAGATTTCACTGGCAAAGGATTACTGTATTCTTCCTGACAGTGACGAACTTTTTACAGTAGATTCTGATTCAAGATTTCAGGAAATTTATACTGCCTATCAGGAGCGCCTGCGTCAGACGGGAAATGTAGATTTCGGTGATCTTATTCTTCTTCCATATATAGTTCTTAAGGAAAATGAAAAAATACGCAGACAGGTTCATGACCGTTATAAAGTCATAATGGTGGATGAATATCAGGATTCTAACGTTGCTCAGTTTAACCTGTTAAAAATGCTGAGCGGTTCTGATGAAAATACCGGTACTTATGTTTGTGTTGTCGGCGATGATGACCAGAGCATCTATAAGTTCCGCGGGGCAGAAGTCAGGAATATTCTGAATTTTCAGAAAGATTTTGAGGGAACAGATCTTATTCGTCTTGAAACAAATTACCGTTCTACTCAGGAAATTCTTGACTGTGCTGATTCTGTAGTAAAAAACAATCATCAGAGAATCGGAAAAACTCTCGTCAGTTACCGGGGTAAGGGTATGCAGCCGGCACTTGTTTTTTTGCCGGGGCAGGATGATGAAACGGAGTTCTGCAGTGAGCTTATAAGTCAGTCAGTTGAAAAAGGCGGTTCGTATTCTGACTGGGCAATCCTTTATAGAACTAATGCCCAGTCCCTTGGTTTTGAAACAGAATTTCTTCACAGAAAAATTCCTTATGAAGTAGTCGGCTCCTTAAAATTCTATGAGCGTGAAGAAATAAAGGATGCTCTTTCCTGGATAAGTTTTATTGCCAATCCGAGGGATGAGATTGCATTTCGAAGAATAATAAATAAGCCTGTAAGGGGAATCGGACCTGGAACTCAGGATAAGATTCTTTCTGCTGCCATCGGAAAGAATATTGCAGAAACTCTCTGCAGTGTAGAAATGTCAAAAAAAGCCAGAAGCGGAGCAGAAGCATTTAAGGCAGTTTATGATGAACTTCTGGCGTTGATTCCTCAGCCGGAAGAAACGGAACAGTCAAACGCTTCTCTTGCTCAGTCTGCAATGGGAGTTTTTGATGACGAAAAAGAAGCTGAAACAGCTGAAGGTCAGAAAGAAGATGGAAGTGACGGATTCAGGCTTTCTTCTTTTGTAGAGGCCGTCATAAAAAAAACAGGGCTTGAGGATTTTCATGCGGCTCAGGACGAAATCGGCGGTACTCAGAAAGTATTAAACCTTCAGGAACTTGTTAACTCTGCCGTCTTGTATGAATGTAACAGAAAGGGACTTCTGGAATTTCTTGACCATATCAGTCTTGACCGTACTCTTGAGACTCAGGAAGAACTTTCAGGAGAAAAGCAGGACAGGGTAACTCTTATAACGATTCATAATACAAAAGGTCTGGAGTTTCCTAAGGTAATAATTACCGGAATGGAAAATGAGATATTTCCTCGTATGCCTGACAATGGAGAAGAACTGGAGGAGGAACGCCGTCTTTTCTATGTAGGTATTACCCGTGCAAAAAATGAACTGTATTTTACCAGTTGTTCTGTAAGACGGCTTTATGGAAGAACAAATGCCATGTCGCCCAGTGTTTTCTTAAAAGAACTTGATGAGAATAAAATAAGGATTCTGGGGCAGAAACCCCGTTCCTTTTCTTCTGGTGCAGCAGGGGGTGATCCTGTTGCTGAAAAATATTCTGTAGGTACCAGGGTTTATCATGATGACTGGGGTTACGGTCAGATTGTCAGGGGAGCGTATTCAGAAACTTCAGATGATGATGAAAGGGAATGGGTTATAAGCGTCAGCTTTGATACCGGCGGAATAAAAAAGTTTCTTCCTAAGTATCAGGGCAGTTCCCTTATAGTCTGTAGTGATGACTGA
- a CDS encoding chromate transporter, protein MTLIHLFFIFFYIGLFAVGGGLVAATFMQQALVEQYHLLSAEKFYSMLAISESTPGPIGINLATYIGTELYGPIGGIITTFGEVLPSLIVTMLIARFFSKFQEKPLTQNIFSFLRPATTGMVLVALIQVLSLSIINTQSFKTTCDFIQAVTNSPRSALDILLNWKAIALYELCLVILYRTKLHPVFIVVLSAVFGIIFL, encoded by the coding sequence ATGACCCTCATACATCTTTTTTTCATATTTTTTTATATCGGGCTCTTTGCCGTAGGAGGCGGTCTTGTTGCAGCAACGTTCATGCAGCAGGCTCTGGTAGAACAGTATCACCTTCTTTCTGCAGAAAAATTCTACAGCATGCTTGCCATTTCAGAGAGTACTCCGGGACCCATTGGAATAAACCTTGCTACCTACATCGGTACGGAACTTTACGGACCGATAGGCGGCATTATTACAACTTTTGGAGAAGTTCTTCCTTCCCTGATAGTAACAATGCTCATTGCACGTTTTTTTTCAAAATTTCAGGAAAAACCTCTGACACAAAACATATTCAGTTTCCTGCGTCCGGCAACAACAGGAATGGTTCTGGTTGCACTTATTCAGGTCCTTTCACTGAGCATAATAAACACTCAAAGTTTTAAGACAACCTGTGATTTTATACAGGCCGTCACAAACTCTCCGCGTTCTGCGCTGGATATTCTTTTAAACTGGAAGGCCATAGCCCTTTACGAACTTTGTCTTGTAATTCTTTACAGAACAAAGCTTCATCCGGTCTTTATTGTTGTACTGAGTGCAGTATTCGGAATTATTTTCTTATAA
- a CDS encoding chromate transporter translates to MLKDLLELYITFFKIGSITFGGGLAMLPILERELVEKKSWVTNEEILDYYAIGQSTPGIIAVNVATFVGFKKKGMAGGIAATLGMISPSIIIITIIAEFISSFESIVWVQKALKGINVAVAALLTYSVINLCKKTIKKWYSAIVFLAAFSSIYFFKCHTIAVILTASLAGTLFYFFRKTSK, encoded by the coding sequence ATGTTAAAAGACTTATTGGAACTTTATATTACTTTCTTTAAGATAGGCTCCATAACCTTTGGAGGCGGACTTGCAATGCTGCCTATTCTGGAACGGGAACTTGTAGAAAAAAAATCCTGGGTTACAAATGAAGAAATTCTTGACTACTATGCCATCGGACAGTCTACTCCGGGAATCATTGCTGTAAACGTAGCAACCTTTGTAGGTTTCAAAAAAAAAGGTATGGCAGGAGGAATTGCAGCAACTTTAGGAATGATATCACCTTCAATTATCATCATAACAATAATTGCAGAATTCATCTCCAGCTTTGAATCAATTGTCTGGGTTCAGAAAGCTTTAAAAGGAATAAATGTTGCAGTTGCAGCTCTCCTTACCTACTCTGTAATAAACCTCTGCAAAAAAACAATAAAAAAATGGTACAGCGCAATTGTTTTTCTGGCTGCGTTTTCGTCAATATACTTTTTTAAATGCCATACCATAGCAGTAATCCTCACTGCTTCCCTTGCAGGAACACTTTTCTATTTTTTCAGGAAGACCAGTAAATGA
- a CDS encoding ABC transporter permease subunit — MTGEKLAELKSAQTVPSFSEDETLKKLHEALDFLRNDGVNKITELKQKIAAAKKNKMLSAEERNTFIAEQNELIVQAEKIAAANAGADKELTACALAYANALSEKYVAQVNAEEDKKIAEAKKANAETTARIRSEFAARIAACTTEQEKNTAAYELKSALFDAKNHTQTEIDRCKDVKKQAFTDHVQENRTIRNGKTSFKEDIALSFKNYVYNFKFSKFLLDNGLYLAIALFFIICIIYAPLKGSGNLLTLPNIFNILEQSSTRMFYALGVAGLILIAGTDLSVGRMVAMGSVITGLILHPGKNIVKFFNIGPWDFTSLPMGGRLFLALFLSITLCVAFSVFAGFFTAKLKIHPFISTLATQLIIYGLLFFGTSGTPVGGIDPSVKDLIGGRWILGVINGELVTIPKLIIPAIIAVIVAWFIWNKTTFGKNMYAVGGNAEAAAVSGISVFKTTLLIFIMAGIFYGCGAFLEAFRANASAGTGQGYEMDAIAACVVGGISFNGGIGKIGGAAIGVIIFTSLTYCLTFLQIDTNLQFIFKGLIIIAAVALDSVKYLKRK; from the coding sequence ATGACAGGCGAAAAGCTTGCCGAACTTAAGTCTGCACAGACAGTTCCGTCCTTTTCTGAAGACGAAACACTCAAAAAGCTTCACGAAGCCCTTGATTTTCTCAGAAATGACGGTGTAAACAAAATTACTGAGCTTAAGCAGAAAATTGCTGCTGCAAAGAAGAACAAAATGCTTTCTGCAGAAGAAAGAAATACCTTCATTGCAGAACAGAACGAGCTTATTGTTCAGGCAGAAAAAATTGCCGCTGCAAATGCCGGAGCAGACAAAGAACTTACAGCCTGCGCCCTTGCATATGCAAACGCCCTTTCTGAAAAATATGTTGCACAGGTAAACGCAGAAGAAGACAAAAAAATTGCGGAAGCAAAAAAAGCAAATGCAGAAACCACAGCCAGAATCCGTTCTGAATTTGCAGCCCGCATTGCTGCCTGCACGACAGAACAGGAAAAAAATACTGCAGCATACGAACTTAAATCAGCCCTGTTTGATGCTAAAAACCACACTCAGACAGAAATCGACCGCTGCAAGGATGTAAAAAAACAGGCCTTTACGGATCACGTACAGGAAAACCGTACAATCCGCAACGGTAAGACAAGTTTTAAGGAAGATATTGCCCTCAGCTTCAAGAACTACGTTTATAACTTCAAGTTCTCAAAATTCCTTCTTGATAACGGACTTTACCTTGCCATTGCACTGTTCTTCATCATCTGTATCATCTACGCACCGTTAAAGGGTTCAGGAAACCTTCTTACACTTCCTAACATCTTCAACATTCTCGAACAGTCTTCTACCCGTATGTTCTATGCCCTCGGCGTTGCAGGACTTATCCTTATTGCAGGTACAGACCTTAGCGTCGGACGTATGGTTGCCATGGGTTCCGTAATCACGGGACTTATTCTTCATCCTGGAAAAAACATCGTTAAATTCTTCAACATCGGACCATGGGATTTTACTTCCCTTCCTATGGGCGGACGTCTTTTCCTTGCCCTCTTCCTCAGCATTACACTCTGCGTAGCATTCAGCGTATTTGCAGGATTCTTTACGGCAAAGCTTAAGATTCACCCGTTCATTTCTACACTTGCAACTCAGCTCATCATCTACGGTCTCCTCTTCTTCGGAACATCAGGAACTCCTGTAGGAGGTATTGATCCTTCTGTAAAAGACCTTATCGGTGGAAGATGGATTTTAGGCGTAATAAACGGAGAACTGGTAACTATTCCTAAACTTATCATTCCTGCAATCATTGCCGTAATCGTAGCATGGTTTATCTGGAACAAAACAACTTTCGGAAAAAACATGTATGCAGTCGGAGGAAATGCAGAAGCTGCAGCAGTTTCAGGTATCAGTGTATTCAAGACAACCCTCCTTATCTTCATCATGGCAGGTATTTTCTACGGATGTGGTGCCTTCCTTGAAGCATTCCGTGCAAATGCAAGTGCAGGTACAGGACAGGGATACGAAATGGATGCCATCGCTGCCTGTGTAGTAGGAGGTATCTCTTTCAACGGCGGTATCGGTAAAATCGGCGGAGCTGCAATCGGTGTAATCATCTTCACAAGCCTTACATACTGTCTTACATTCCTTCAGATTGATACGAACCTTCAGTTCATCTTCAAAGGTCTTATCATCATCGCAGCAGTTGCTCTTGACAGCGTAAAATACCTTAAGAGAAAGTAA
- a CDS encoding sugar ABC transporter ATP-binding protein yields MSDTVLEIKNMSKSFAKNKVLNGINLSIKKGSVMGLMGENGAGKSTMMKCLFGIYAKDEGQITLDGRPVNFISPKEALENGVAMVHQELNQCLDRTVMDNLFLGRYPVKFGIIDEQKMFKESMSLFSSLSMSVNPQTIMRTMSVSQRQMVEIAKAVSYNAKIIVLDEPTSSLTEPEVEKLFSIVNSLKAKGVSFVYISHKMDEIFRICDEVSVLRDGSMVYTSPTKDTDMNKLITAMVGRSLDKRFPDVDNTPGEDYLEIKNLSTKYEPRLDDISFKVKKGEIFGLYGLVGAGRSELLESIFGIRTIASGEIILNGKKLRFKSSKDAMDYNFALVTEERKFNGMFGKATIEFNTTITNLDSYKTNGILSKRKMYDAANREIKRMHTKCVSADELISSLSGGNQQKVIIGKWMEREPDVFLLDEPTRGIDVGAKYEIYQLIIQMAKEGKTIIVVSSEMPEILGITNRIAVMSNHRLAGIVDTKDTDQEALLRLSAKYL; encoded by the coding sequence ATGAGTGATACAGTACTTGAAATAAAAAATATGTCGAAATCCTTTGCTAAAAATAAAGTTTTAAACGGAATAAATCTTTCTATCAAGAAAGGCAGCGTAATGGGACTTATGGGCGAAAACGGAGCCGGAAAGTCTACAATGATGAAATGCCTTTTCGGTATTTATGCAAAGGATGAAGGCCAGATTACATTAGACGGAAGGCCTGTCAATTTTATCAGCCCTAAAGAAGCACTTGAAAACGGTGTGGCAATGGTTCATCAGGAACTTAACCAGTGTCTTGACAGAACCGTAATGGACAACCTCTTCCTTGGAAGATATCCGGTAAAATTCGGCATTATTGACGAACAGAAAATGTTCAAGGAAAGCATGTCCCTGTTCTCATCATTAAGCATGAGCGTTAACCCGCAGACAATAATGAGGACAATGTCTGTTTCTCAGAGACAGATGGTAGAAATTGCAAAGGCAGTTTCTTACAACGCAAAAATAATTGTATTAGACGAACCTACATCTTCTCTTACGGAGCCGGAAGTTGAAAAGCTCTTTTCAATAGTAAACTCCCTTAAGGCAAAAGGTGTTTCATTTGTATATATTTCCCATAAGATGGACGAGATCTTCCGTATCTGTGATGAAGTTTCAGTTCTCCGTGACGGAAGCATGGTTTACACTTCTCCAACAAAAGATACTGACATGAACAAGCTCATTACAGCCATGGTTGGACGTTCCCTTGACAAGCGCTTCCCTGATGTGGACAACACTCCTGGTGAAGACTATCTGGAAATTAAAAACCTCTCTACAAAATATGAGCCTCGTCTCGATGACATTTCCTTCAAGGTAAAGAAAGGAGAAATATTCGGTCTCTACGGTCTTGTAGGAGCCGGAAGAAGTGAACTTCTTGAGAGCATATTCGGAATCAGAACAATTGCATCCGGAGAAATCATCCTTAACGGTAAAAAACTCCGCTTTAAGTCAAGTAAAGATGCAATGGATTACAATTTTGCCCTTGTAACTGAAGAAAGAAAGTTCAACGGTATGTTCGGAAAGGCAACCATTGAATTCAATACAACCATTACAAACCTTGATTCTTACAAAACCAACGGTATTCTCTCAAAGAGAAAGATGTACGATGCAGCAAACCGCGAAATCAAGAGAATGCACACAAAATGTGTATCTGCAGACGAGCTCATCAGTTCACTTTCAGGCGGAAACCAGCAGAAAGTAATCATCGGAAAATGGATGGAAAGGGAACCTGACGTATTCCTGCTTGATGAACCGACCCGCGGTATTGACGTAGGTGCAAAATACGAAATTTACCAGCTCATCATTCAGATGGCAAAAGAAGGAAAAACAATTATCGTCGTTTCCAGCGAAATGCCTGAAATTCTGGGAATTACAAACAGAATTGCAGTAATGTCAAACCACAGGCTTGCAGGAATCGTTGATACAAAAGATACGGATCAGGAAGCACTCCTCCGTCTCTCTGCAAAATATCTTTAA